In a single window of the Bacteroidota bacterium genome:
- a CDS encoding M23 family metallopeptidase, translating into MAALPTWGFAQTTTPVVPPDSMIIQDSLDDGDIEDAVDSVFHYELIRPAGFRFDTLLIPSKHLYNTWDTNFIDPYRENMVLPFDSVSLVICDSSGGCSFVQPCTNASTSGFGYRRWGWGYKFHYGIDFGLKTGDPVYAAFDGVVRVSQYNPGGYGYMVIIRHYNGFETLYGHFSKLLVYTGQSIRAGDIVGLGGSTGHSTGSHLHFEIRYKGKPIDPTKFIDFNTHAVLKDTVIVCSTNFDHLRPTPQQIYWQNYYKNLHTKKGRLYHTVRRHDNVYSIATRYHTTVRRLCQMNGLSSRTKLKAGRRLRVR; encoded by the coding sequence TTGGCGGCATTACCCACATGGGGTTTTGCTCAAACCACCACGCCTGTGGTTCCGCCTGATAGTATGATAATACAAGATAGTTTGGACGATGGCGATATAGAAGATGCAGTCGACTCCGTGTTTCACTATGAATTAATTCGACCTGCGGGTTTCCGATTCGATACCCTATTAATCCCCAGCAAACATTTATATAATACTTGGGATACTAATTTTATAGACCCCTACAGAGAAAATATGGTACTCCCTTTTGACTCTGTTAGCTTGGTTATATGCGATAGTTCAGGAGGATGTTCCTTTGTGCAACCCTGTACCAATGCCTCTACTTCAGGTTTTGGTTATAGGCGATGGGGGTGGGGCTATAAGTTCCACTATGGGATAGATTTCGGCCTCAAAACGGGTGATCCTGTATATGCAGCATTCGATGGAGTGGTGAGGGTTTCACAGTATAATCCTGGCGGTTATGGTTATATGGTTATCATCAGACATTATAATGGTTTCGAAACATTATATGGCCATTTCTCCAAGTTGTTAGTTTATACAGGGCAATCGATAAGAGCCGGCGATATAGTGGGTTTAGGAGGCAGCACAGGGCATAGTACCGGCAGTCATTTGCATTTCGAAATTCGCTATAAAGGAAAACCTATTGACCCCACAAAGTTTATTGATTTTAATACACATGCTGTTTTAAAAGATACTGTAATAGTTTGCTCCACTAATTTCGACCATCTGCGACCCACGCCACAACAAATTTATTGGCAGAACTATTATAAGAACCTTCATACCAAGAAAGGAAGATTATATCATACTGTTCGCAGGCATGATAATGTATATAGTATCGCTACCCGATATCATACAACTGTTAGAAGATTGTGTCAGATGAATGGCTTAAGCAGTAGAACAAAGTTGAAGGCAGGGAGAAGGTTGAGGGTTAGGTAG
- a CDS encoding YceI family protein yields MKKTFIILATVATMLVACKNDPKNKEAKTGDATEIKNDSAGQKYTIVASESSLNWQAYQTLANGGHKGTINIAGGELSVNSGNIRGGNFTMDMTSITPTEMPEPEKQAKLQKHLKSPDFFDVEKYKDAEFTIAEVVKGNGDSATIKGNLKIKDMTNMIEFPAIIKMEDGKITATASFSIDRKKWKLNYMSEKSFGDKIIKDMIDIDFNIVVKK; encoded by the coding sequence ATGAAAAAAACATTTATTATCTTAGCGACTGTAGCTACAATGTTAGTTGCCTGCAAAAACGATCCTAAAAACAAAGAAGCCAAAACTGGTGATGCCACTGAAATCAAAAATGATTCAGCGGGTCAGAAGTATACAATTGTTGCAAGTGAATCATCACTTAACTGGCAAGCCTACCAAACATTGGCAAATGGCGGTCATAAAGGAACGATTAACATTGCAGGTGGCGAATTATCTGTAAATTCAGGAAATATTCGTGGAGGTAATTTCACAATGGATATGACGTCCATAACTCCTACAGAAATGCCTGAACCTGAAAAGCAAGCCAAGTTGCAAAAACATTTAAAAAGTCCTGATTTTTTCGATGTAGAAAAATATAAAGATGCAGAATTTACCATTGCTGAAGTAGTGAAAGGGAATGGCGACAGTGCTACTATTAAAGGCAATCTTAAAATAAAAGATATGACCAATATGATTGAATTTCCTGCAATTATTAAAATGGAAGATGGAAAAATTACAGCAACTGCAAGTTTTAGTATCGACCGCAAAAAATGGAAATTAAACTATATGTCTGAAAAATCATTTGGCGATAAAATTATCAAAGATATGATAGACATCGATTTCAATATTGTAGTGAAAAAGTAA
- a CDS encoding C40 family peptidase — translation MIGGGICHLACIPIRKEPGSVTEMVTQLLFGETYKVIDKQESWMQIRCDYDGYEGWMAINQFCGNANTIIYKGICNELLQQVNFNNQIIHVTVGASIEGKKKEPTWENIEKQALIYINAPYLWGGRSPFGIDCSGFTQVLYKSIGVKLLRDANQQATEGETVDFAATAKPGDLAFFDNDEGRIIHVGMIWNEEQIIHAHGKVRIDKFDQSGIYNIDNNSYSHKLRIIKRYF, via the coding sequence ATGATAGGTGGAGGAATATGTCATTTGGCTTGCATTCCCATTAGGAAAGAGCCCGGAAGTGTTACCGAAATGGTGACGCAATTATTATTTGGTGAAACCTATAAAGTAATTGATAAACAAGAAAGTTGGATGCAGATTAGATGCGATTATGATGGATATGAAGGCTGGATGGCAATTAACCAATTTTGTGGTAACGCAAATACAATTATATATAAAGGAATTTGTAATGAACTTCTTCAACAGGTTAACTTTAATAATCAGATAATTCATGTAACAGTCGGTGCCAGTATTGAGGGGAAAAAGAAAGAACCCACTTGGGAAAATATAGAGAAGCAAGCACTAATATATATAAATGCTCCATATCTATGGGGCGGTCGCTCTCCGTTTGGAATTGATTGCTCAGGATTTACACAAGTATTATATAAAAGTATTGGTGTAAAACTTTTGCGTGATGCAAACCAGCAAGCTACCGAAGGCGAAACTGTTGATTTTGCCGCCACTGCAAAACCTGGTGATTTAGCTTTTTTTGATAACGACGAAGGACGTATTATACATGTAGGAATGATTTGGAATGAAGAACAAATTATCCATGCCCATGGAAAAGTGCGGATAGATAAGTTTGACCAAAGCGGAATTTATAATATTGATAACAATTCCTATTCTCACAAGTTAAGGATTATTAAGCGATATTTTTAG
- a CDS encoding aldehyde dehydrogenase: MQKIQNYINNELLAPVDGEYIDNINPAWGTVYSLCPSSNEKDLQLAVDAAKAAFKPWANLPAEDKFKILNRIADIIDEKSDELALAESVDQGKPMWLAKNEVIRAAQNFRFFATAAMHFASESHATENTAINYTLRQPIGVVGCISPWNLPLYLFTWKIAPAIAAGNCVVAKPSEITPMTAFMLSNICIEAGLPAGVLNIVHGLGPQCGKAIVEHPEIKAISFTGGSATGKWIAATAGPMFKKLSLELGGKNPNIIFADCDMEQALKTTISSSFLNQGEICLCGSRIYIERSIYHTFKERFLELVKKQTVGDPLDKDTRIGAIASKLHYDKILRCIETAKEEGGTILYGGKAVIFDNHLKDGYYIEPTVIEGLNSNCQTQQEEIFGPVVTLTPFDTEEEVIALANSNGYGLAASIWTTNLNTAHKVAAGIDSGIIWINCWLFRDLRTPFGGMKNSGNGREGGWEAMRFFTEAKNICIKL, from the coding sequence ATGCAGAAAATACAAAACTATATCAATAACGAACTGCTCGCCCCCGTTGATGGGGAATATATCGACAATATAAACCCAGCTTGGGGAACTGTATATAGTCTTTGCCCTTCCTCAAACGAAAAAGACTTACAACTGGCGGTGGATGCAGCAAAAGCAGCTTTCAAACCTTGGGCTAACTTGCCTGCTGAGGATAAATTTAAAATACTAAATCGCATCGCTGATATAATTGACGAAAAATCCGATGAACTTGCATTGGCTGAAAGTGTAGACCAAGGCAAACCAATGTGGTTAGCCAAAAATGAAGTGATACGTGCAGCACAAAACTTTAGATTTTTTGCAACAGCGGCCATGCATTTTGCGAGTGAAAGCCATGCAACGGAGAATACTGCGATCAATTATACTTTACGCCAACCCATTGGTGTGGTGGGTTGTATCAGTCCCTGGAATTTACCTTTATATCTTTTTACTTGGAAAATTGCCCCTGCCATAGCCGCTGGGAACTGTGTGGTAGCCAAACCTTCAGAAATCACACCCATGACTGCTTTTATGCTCAGCAACATTTGTATAGAAGCGGGTTTGCCCGCAGGCGTTTTAAATATTGTGCATGGACTTGGCCCACAATGTGGTAAAGCTATTGTAGAACATCCCGAAATTAAAGCGATATCATTTACGGGCGGTTCAGCCACAGGAAAATGGATTGCTGCCACTGCAGGGCCAATGTTCAAAAAATTATCATTGGAACTTGGTGGCAAAAATCCCAATATCATATTTGCCGATTGTGATATGGAACAAGCATTGAAAACTACTATCAGTTCTTCCTTTTTGAATCAAGGAGAAATATGTTTGTGCGGCTCCAGAATTTATATAGAAAGAAGTATATATCATACTTTCAAAGAACGATTTTTGGAATTGGTGAAAAAGCAAACTGTTGGAGATCCGCTAGACAAGGACACACGTATTGGTGCCATTGCTTCCAAACTGCATTATGATAAAATTTTACGTTGTATAGAAACTGCCAAAGAAGAAGGCGGAACTATACTGTATGGCGGCAAAGCTGTCATATTCGACAACCATTTGAAAGATGGTTATTATATAGAACCTACGGTGATTGAAGGATTAAATTCCAACTGCCAAACACAACAAGAGGAAATATTTGGACCTGTGGTTACGTTGACACCTTTTGATACAGAAGAAGAAGTTATAGCATTGGCAAACAGCAATGGTTATGGACTAGCAGCCAGCATTTGGACGACAAATTTAAACACAGCCCACAAAGTAGCAGCAGGAATTGACAGTGGTATTATATGGATTAATTGTTGGTTGTTCCGCGATTTAAGAACTCCTTTTGGTGGTATGAAAAACAGTGGTAATGGCAGAGAAGGTGGATGGGAAGCTATGCGTTTTTTTACTGAAGCCAAAAATATATGTATTAAATTATGA